Sequence from the Zeugodacus cucurbitae isolate PBARC_wt_2022May chromosome 2, idZeuCucr1.2, whole genome shotgun sequence genome:
tcatgttgttgttgttgtagcggttacccaGCCCTGCCTGAAACGCCTAATTTTCATtgaagtcatctaacggtaggcccaggaaacgagctgtttcgagggggtcggaccaaagggaaaggggtgttagatgagtagggttaagGAGGCATGCAAAGAAGTGGTTAGTGTCAGGACTCTTTGTATACAGGATACATGTTGAGTAtgtcagggtctagtctggttaggtaggagtttagtctgcttcaatatccagaacgaagttgcgcaagggtcactctagtttcgcgaAGCAACTCGACCTCGGTTATTTCTGCGAAAGCATCGCAACagaaactgcttggtaagcaTTATGCTATGCTCCTTAACAACCTGTGGCTGTTCGGAGGGCGGTAATTTAACAAGTCTGAAGCTTCCCCATCTGCGTcctactgcatccaggcgaccatatcGGGGCTCCGTAATTAAGGACCGGCCGGCCGATTGCCTGGTAAGTTGCCAAAAACGTTTTTTTGTCTTTACCCCAGGTGCTGtgacttgaggattttgttgcggctctgtacctTGGTTACGATCGCGGTAGTGTGGGGGGTGATGGATGGATGGGTGGGTGATGTAACACCCAAATTTTTGGGATTATTAATTGTCGGAATTTTAATACCATCGACTGAAATATTGAGGTCTAGactgtactccttcgtccaattAGTGAATAAGGTCGCTGTGGATTTGGTAGTGGAGAGTGTTAGGCAGTGAAGAAGCGAGAAAGGTCGAGGATGTAGCTGTttactttcgaacacatgtcatcgattCCATTGCCCGACGTCAATATCGTACAGTCATCAGCGTAATAGGTAACTGAGACTCTTTCTGGTGGTTGAGGGAGTTTCGAAATATAGAAGTTAAATAATAAGGGGGATAGGACACCACCCTGAGGTACCCCTAGTTTAATTCTTCTTAACTTGGATGTTTGCCCTCGAAACATTACGCATCACTGACGACCGCACAGGTAATTAATGGTCCACCTCTTCAGCCCTGGAGGTAGCGCAGATTGTTCAATATCTTCTAGTAGCGTTGTATGATTGACtatgtcaaaagcttttgacaagtCAAGCGCTACTTGGACCGTCCCTgtccggtcttgatcatcacggaaacCGCACCACACTGTTTTTTCGGGATGGAAtgatgactcatggagtacgcatattttgcttattgacgaagacaTTCAGCTAGAAATGAACCTcgtcgctgaagatgattttccgatgaaaatccggatcattttcaagctGTTGTTCAGCCCAGTTCATGAACAaccggcttcagttcttgcttcAATTTGAACTTGTAAGTATGTAGGCCAAgacgatgttttcgtcaaaaagcatcgatgttgtgattctaaaaatatcgatacatcgatgtcactttcaacgatgttttatgtcgatgtttttttcaaattttactccaCATCTTTGCAGCACTTTTTCTCGGTATTAATGCGAAAACATCtgctacggagaattcgttggtTGAATGTGCACTTGAATAATACTGAGAATTCGCTTATGAATTAATGCGAAATAAGAtttacaaaaaatcgaaaatacattttgtgTGACAGTCTTTTTCGTGCTATGTGTGTTAGAAGTTGTTTTTGAGCGTTTAATATAAGTGTTGTTTCGAATTCATCTGTTATCAATCACAACTTTATTACAGGTgtagtgaatataaaatatatgtaaataattgcattagacgattaaatatgtacacaatatttcagattttcaaaatgctgccttcaaaattaaaaagcagGGTCTGGAGCTTCTTTATAAGAAATTCAGATGCTTCCGCCACATGCAAAATCTGCagcaagaaattaaaaacatcAGGTAACACGTCGAATCTTCGCTGTCACGTTGAGAATGTACATAAAAAGGTATTACTCGATCAAGTTGATGATGCAGAATGCTCCTCCAAAACTACGCCGCACTCGGAACCAAAACAGCGAAAAATTTCTGATATAATGAACAAAACACCAACCGCTGGGACGACAGCGTCAAGTGAGTTATCCGATAATAGTAGTAAGAAGACTGCATGTATTGAATCGTCTCCTAGTACATGTACTCCGTCAGTACTGCAAAATAAATCGGATCAGTTGCCAGCGCTGATCCAACCTAATGTGAAAGACTTTTTTGAGCAGGTCAAAAGTATTTCTTACCAAGATGGGtctaaatcaaagaaaattactgaagcaattgtgaaatatattataatggaCAACAAGCCATTTTCCACGGTAGAAGGAAAAGGTTTTCTGCAGATGATGAAAGAACTGGTTCCGCTTTTTAAAGTTCCAAGTagagaaacaataaaattacgaGTGGATGAAAAATATGAAGCGCTGTCTTCAATTTTCAAAGAGTATATTCGAAAGTGCGACAGCTATTGCCTAACGTATGACATATGGACGGAGACAATGAAAAATCAGTCGTTCCTTGGGGTAACAATTCATTTTTTGGACAATTTACTTTTGTTGAGTGGGACGTTAGGAGTAATCGAACTGCACGAAAGTCATACAGCAGCTTATATAGAGGAACTATGCGTAAACTTTTCAACGAGTGGAACgtttccataaataaaatttctgctTGTGTAACTGATAATGATTCAACCATGATGAAATTAAATAGAAGCTTGTttggcgaaaaaaaaataataccctGCTTCGCACACACGCTTAATTTGGTTGTAACGCAATCAATAGATAAGTCCACGGAAGTATCGGCTTTGATAACTAAGGTGCGTGACATTGTTAAGTTTATTGAAAGAAGTGTTAATGCCAGTGATCAATTGCGGCAGAAACAAATAGACACCGGGGCTTCTACAAGTAATACCAAGAAAATGATTCTTGACGTAAGAACGCGATGGAattcatgtttttatatgttagAGAGATTTGTCCAGTTAGCCCCTATTTTAAGTGAAGTACTGCTCACTCGCCCAGAAGCACCCTCTATGGTTAATGCCTCCGAGCTGAACAAAATTAAGG
This genomic interval carries:
- the LOC128922640 gene encoding uncharacterized protein LOC128922640; translated protein: MLPSKLKSRVWSFFIRNSDASATCKICSKKLKTSGNTSNLRCHVENVHKKVLLDQVDDAECSSKTTPHSEPKQRKISDIMNKTPTAGTTASSELSDNSSKKTACIESSPSTCTPSVLQNKSDQLPALIQPNVKDFFEQVKSISYQDGSKSKKITEAIVKYIIMDNKPFSTVEGKGFLQMMKELVPLFKVPSRETIKLRVDEKYEALSSIFKEYIRKCDSYCLTYDIWTETMKNQSFLGVTIHFLDNLLLLSGTLGVIELHESHTAAYIEELCVNFSTSGTFP